Part of the Lotus japonicus ecotype B-129 chromosome 6, LjGifu_v1.2 genome, gacaaaaacatgtttaacCTTATTTTTATATCTAAGTattgattttctctctctctctctcaaaaaaaatttgctataaattatattttaattaattaaaaaaatattttcccgTAAATTAATTGCACAAACTAATTAAAAGAGAACAAGGGTTCTTTTACTttgtaaccaaaagaaaataaagagaacaAGGGTGGACTATTGGATAATGTTTGGGACCCCTGGGGCATCTAAATTAATTTCTTGCAGGACTTTGCTCTCTACAACGTTTGATATAGAAGATTAATTAAGACACGGACTTTTTTAATATTCATGTCTATGTCTAGATATACAGTGAAAAATTAATATTGCGGTGGACAATCCCCAAAGCAAAGAAAATTGTTTCTGTATACTACAATTTAAGGTCAGCGTAATTTTCAATCAACACTTATCAATTGTCAGGTCTTGCTCCAAACATACATATGCAAATCCAGGATTGAAAACTGAAGTTTTCCTTATTTGTGTCCAAATACCATTTGGTTCTGGATTACCTTTTGAAGATTCGTCGACATGcatgaaatttcaaaaaactCAGAGATGAAGGAGACCATGTACATACCAACTCTGTAATTTCTGGGTTTTGCCATCATCTTATTGTCATTGAAATTCTGAACAAATTGTAGAGAAGTGTATTAACAGTTCTTCCAAAAAGCTTTTGCTTAAAGTAAGCTAGTGTTGTTAATTTTTCCTAGTCCTCTCTTCTCATTCCTTGGGAGAACTTGTAGTTTTATGTAGAACTATCTAGCTAGTCATCTCTTCACTACATTCATGTTTCCCTTTCTAGAATTAGATGCGAATCTTTGATATTGAAAAAGAGGTCCCGGCCAATTGGATAACTTCAACTTTTATTCCAACGCAGCAGATGCCTCCAAGATATATATAGCagaataaaaatatattgataCATAAGGGCAGAAAAAACAATTATGGAAAAATGGAATATATAGAAAGGAGAAGTAAAAAGTAGCTAAGGTTAGTCTTAGAACAGAGCTATTTCTTATTCCCCATTTGGTTACTGGGGCAATACTGAAATGAAGATCATAAATAATCGAAAATGATTgttgaaaatacaaaattttGCGGTCATAATTCATACATCAAACATATGCATTATCGGCGGTTAACCGCCACTAATCTTTGCTGTGGTTAAAAACCAACACTAATATATATGGCTATGAAATTTCTATGTCTACCTATAACAGCTGTTCATTAATTTTTCATACCAAGAATACATATATTACACTACAAGAAGCATGCATAAGCAACAATTTAAAAGGCTACAACCTTTTTTTTGGAAGCCGTACCAAAAGGATGCCCCTTTATTTCCGTATGCAAGCATGGAAGTTGATTCgttgaaatgaaaagaaaacttGCACAAATCACTTTCAACTGAATGATGAAAGAAAATTTAGAAACCGACCCAATATCTAAAGGAACATTCTCCTCATCCACTCTTCTATCTCTTTTTTAATTTCTGTGTGATGCCAAAGAAAAAAACCGTACCTTCCTCAAACTCCTATATAAGCAAACTCCATTTGGCTCTAGAAGCACACACATCTAATATACATTTCTTGCTTTCAACTTCAACTTTTGGCATTAATTGTACTGTCCTTGATCATCAGAATATTTGTGTACTTAGCAACATAATGGACAGGGTAACAACATTGGCATCAGAGAGGTCAGTGGTGATCTTCAGCAAGAGCACATGTTGCATGTGTCACACCATCATAACCCTCTTCAGTGATTTTGGAGTTAATCCAACTGTTCATGAAATTGATGAGATGCCTAGAGGAAGAGACATTGAGCAAGCTCTTTCCAGGCTAGGGTGCAGCCCCGCCGTGCCGGCCGTGTTCATCGGTGGTGAGCTTGTAGGTGGAGCTAATGAAGTGATGAGTCTTCACCTGAACCGGTCCTTAATCCCAATGCTTAGGAGAGCAGGAGCCATTTGGGTTTAAGAAACTACCCATGAGTCATGACCTGCTTGCTTCTATTTTGGTACTAGTAATAAGTGAATAAGAGCTTTACACTCCTTTTACAATGAGTGTGATATGAAGAGAATAAAGAGATGCGGAAAGCAATGTACTTAAGAATAAAAAGAGAAGCAAATGCAGAGAAAAGTGTGAAATGGTTGTAAATTAAAAATGTATTGAGTGAGAATTTGGATACTCTTAATCAATCTTTTTTGGTTGCATGTAAAATGATGTGTGAAATTTATATACGGAGGCAGGAGAGGACTATTAACCTATAAGATCACATAACCCTATCTAAGTGGCTGATCAATAGTGTTATGTTCTAAAAATTAAGCAGAAAATTGAGTATTATTCTCAATCAACTTATCTTATGGAAATTATTGGTTAACACACACATTTAGACTTTAGCCGACATCTTTCTGACACATGCATTACCAGCGGTTTTAACCCCCCAAACTACCGTCGCTAATGTGTTTGTCTGATCGACCCTAATCTGCATGTCTATGTATAAGAACCTTATCTTAAACATTACTAGTCTAAAATGGAGTTATGATAATCTCATACTAGTTAATTAATGTGTAGTAACAAGGCACACAGCTGATCAAGGGTAGTATGATTTAGCTAGCCTTTTTAATTAGTATTGAATGTAGTGTTAGTATTTTTACTGATTATAATAGTTAAATTCAATGGAGTTGCAGATTTCATGAAGGTTTAATTCTAGAGCGTGTCTCCATACCAGTAAACAATGGTTTATCAGCAGTTTAGCAAGTTAAATTCAAAATAAGGCAGATATAGAGAAAAGGGGAAGATCTATACATGTTTTTCATACAGTAATATAATTGGATTCAAAGAACAGAGAAGAAAAGGGGAAAGCACAGAAATTGTTAGAGATTTGggtatgataatcctggataacttCGAAAATCGTGTTTgcacactttccgaacaaagtatttcgaccctattcttgtctgggttcacgaaatccttgttgggatAATTTTGAAGATCAATCTGCTtcagccaggggctccgccccttggaccccggttcgtattcgcggtcaattatgcgttggctcaccgagcgtgcactccgcactaacctgactcgattccgagcctaacgcgtaattgcatcagcctatagtagatcacattactactaaaatacattgatgattctaaaatcaccaacaaatccCCCCATTTTAGTGTAATCCTTGATCTACTCTGTTCATAACACACAGATATAACGATCAAACAAatgcataaatgaaaatatcttgcgattgaatttccactttagtacaaatacacattccAAATACTCGAGAATCGGGGTGTCTTTAAAGATTGAACCCGTCAACCCATTTGAATATCTAAAGATACTGTTGTTGAAAGGTTTTTACCACAACTACTTTCAAATCtctttcaagattcaattgtagtataataaagggtttttatcgtcctcagggaattggAAATACAACGCCGTTCTTTAGTGAAAATACTTAAGCAATAAGTACAAGGAGTGTTTCGGTTGATTGTTTTGAGATTTGTTTgcaaacataaaagaaaagcTGTAATGAAATGAGTTGTGAACAAGTTTAGAAAACAGTTGGAATTGGATTTCGCCGATTAACTTTTCAGTATCCTTATGATTTCACATATAAATTACTTCTTATGTTGGATTTCATCATATCATTTCTTATCCTTTTCACAGTTCCCTCATAAAAAGGATTATCACCTATCCTCACTTTCAAATAATCAATTCCTTgaataaattagaaaataagtTGTTTTAAGCTTAGATATTTCTTGACTAATGAATTCCAATTTCATTCCTAAAACTGAAACTCACTAGATGATCTTATCTATTTCAGAATCAAAGGAATAGTTTCCACCATTCAATCAACTCCAAAATCAAGCTTTAGTTGATCAATCTAAAACTAGCATGAAGAACAAGACAAGATCATTGAAATCAACACATAGgaatataaatttatatatgagAATCAAGTTGGATACATTCAAGATAAAAGACTACATCCAACCCCAACACAAGAAgtttagctatccattttcatggaagCTTAAAGCTTACAAGAGAATAGAGAAGATGGAGAAGATCCGTGCCGTCGTCGGCGTGTCCCCAGCTCAACGGAGGGTGCGAAAGCTCTCAAtctcccttttctttctttcttcctttgtGGGTTTGCTCTTTCTTCAAGTTCTGGTTCTCCAATATCCTTCCTGATGTGATTTTTTTGGCTCTTTTATATTAAATTCGTGTACAGGGTGCTGAGCATGTTTTCTGGGCGCTCAGCACCCTGATTCCTTCACTGATGGGTTTTGCCACCGCCCTAATCATGCTGAGCGCACTTTTCATGTGCTGAGCGCATTTTGCACAGATTACCCTATCTATTGAAAAGGTGCTGAGCACCTTTAAAGTGTGCTGGGCGCCCTTTTGACAGAACTTCCATTTTCCTCTTCTGTGGCAATGGTGCTGAGCGCTCTTCAAGGGTGCTGAGCGCTTTTTTGACAGAAGCCTTCAAAACTATCCACTTCTCTATCAACTCTGGTATTTCTTCCTAATCACCTTCCTACACCAACAATTGAGATTGGAATCATATATAAAACATCTTCTAAATCAAAACTCTCATTTctataaattctaatcaaaatggggtcaatttgcaagataatttccataaatcacatagataagtgccttaataacaatggaaaacaacgtaaaattggcacttatcaactgtacacatatgtttctacaacactctactattcatacttgacactttacaagccatgtgtcttatccattaataagcatataggaagccaagtccaagcttcttgaagcggcaAAACTTCATGCTTACATAGGTCATCCTTTTAATCTTGCACCTGCATTTACAATTTTCAAAAGAAccattaagaagatatacttcAACCTAGCCATCACTTGCAGGTCTGAGCACATACCTTGGGAAGATAAACACAAGTGCTCCAATCTCTAACTATGATCTTTCCACATTGAATTCAGCTTCTAACGTTGTATTAGAAGGGAATTGGGTATAACATAGGTAGTAGATTTAAATGGACTTTAATCCCATTCCAATTACCGACTTCTTCACTAAGTCTCTAGCTAACCCCTTCGTCAAGTGGTCAgctaagttttgttgcgaccgaaCAAACTCAATGGATATCACCCCATTCAAGATTAATTCCCTAATCATACTATGTCTAACACCCAAGTGTCTAGACTTTCCATTGTACATTTGACTATAAGCCTTGGCCAATGTGGCAGCACTGTCACAACGGATAGAAATTAGTGATATCGGTTTAGGCCATAACGGAATCTCATATACCAAGTTTCTTAGCCATTCCGCTTCTTTACCAGCAGCAGCTAATGCTACAAACTCTGATTCCATTGTAGAACTAGTTATACATGTTTGCTTCTTGGAAGCCCACGAGATGGCACCTCCCCCAAGCAAGAACACACAACCACTTGTAGAGGATGAGTCTTCAACATTATTTATCCAACTAGCATCCGAATAACCCTCTAATACCGAAGGAAATCCCACATATGACAATCCATAATTCATAGTACCCTTCAAGTACTTGAACACCCTAGTTATCGCATGCCAATGATGTCTACTAGGATTACTAGTAAATCTGCTCAACTTTCCAACCGCAAAAGCAATATCCGGTCTAGTGCTaatcatagcatacatcaaagaGCCTATAGCTCTTGAATATTCGAGCTGATCCACAGGTTTACCTGTATTTgacataagtttttcactcggatccatgggagtactaaccggagaacaactttcatgattaaacttcttgagtattttctcaatgtaatgagattgcgtaattacaatccccttattctcccgtttaatcttaataccaagaataacatccgcttctcccatatccttcatggagaactttgatgacaagaaattctttgttttatcaacttgattttggtccgtgccaaagatcaacatgtcatccacatatagaCAAATAATAACTCCTTTACCGGATGTATCAAATTTGCTATATACACATTTGTCAGCTTGGTTTAGAATAAAACCACTAGAcaaaacaacctcatcaaatttttGATGCCATTGCTTCGGAGCTTGCTTCAACCCATACAACGACTTAACTAGCTTACACACCTTATGCTCATTACCAGGCATTACAAATCCTTCCGGTTGCTTCATAtacacttcttcttccaaatcaccattcaggaatgttgttttgacatccatttgatggatcactagattgtgaatagccgctaaagcaatcaacaatctaatagtagtgatacgagcaactggagcataggtatcgaagtaatcaatcccttccttctgtctaaagccttggattaccaatctagctttaaacttgtcaattgtaccatcgactttcatcttctttttgaaGATCCATTTGCAACCCAATGGTTTACAGCCTGGTGGTAAATCAGATAATAcccaagtattattttccatgatagaactcatctcttcatcaattgcttctttccaaaaagcagaatctcgagatttcacagcttcatcatacgttcttggatcctcctctatactatagcaataatagtattgattatcaatctgatcctttgatccctcaactaaatataattgaaaatccGAACCATAAGATTTAAGTTTTCTAGCTCTTTTGCTTTTCCGAGGTTCGAGTGTCTCACTAGGTACATCAGTTGAATGATCATCCTTTGTAGGTTCATCCGACTTAGATATAAGGTCATTTGGTCTAGGTAtagaagagaaacaattctcatcaaatatGGCATCTCTTGATTCTATAATTGTGTTAATAGAAACCGAGTCATTAGGTTCTATAACATAGAACCTATAGGCTTTGGAATGTTCAACATATCCAACGAAGATGCAAGCTACACTCTTTTCACCCAAAGTTTTCCTTTTAGGATCCGGGAGTCTAACCACAGCCCTGCAACCCCAAACACGTAGAAATGTTAAGTTGGGTCGTTTCTTATACCAAAGTTCATATGGGGTAGTCTTGTTCCTTTTATTAGGAACCCTATTTAACAAATAGCAAGCCGTTAACATGGCTTCTCCCTAAAACCCTTCACTCAAACCAGAATAGGATAACATGGCGTTCACCATTTCTTTAAGAACTCTATTCTTcctttcagccacaccattttgttgaggtgtatAAGGTGCCGTAGTCTCATGAATGATTCCTACGGATTGGAAGAATTCAGGATCATAATATTCACCACCTCTATCCGTACGTAATGTTTTAATCATCACATTCTGTTGCAATTCAACTTTAGTTTTATAAACTCTAAATTTATCTAAGGCTTCATCTTTAGAATGCAACAAATAAACATAACAGAatctagatgcatcatctatgaaagtgacaagatactttttatgtcctaatgatggagtagcatgcaaatcacataaatcaCTATGTATCAATTCAAGTATGACAGATTTCCTTGTTATGCTTTTAAAAGGTTGCCTAGTAATCTTTGTTAACATGCAagttttacacttttctacATTTCCATCAAAGACAGGAATTAAATCATCTTTAgacatttcaagcattcttttatAATGTACATGTCCTAGACGAGCATGCCATAAAGAAGATTTAATAACATTCGAATTGGTCATAAATACAGAACCAGAATCATTAGGAACTCCATTCAAATTCATCATAAACATACCATTAttataatatccaaatcctacaaacacaccagactttgataatacatatttatcggattcatacacttgcttgtatccaagcttattcaatacaggaccagaaactaagttcttacgtagtttaggaacatacaaaacattaaacaaagtaATAGTTTTTCCAGAACTGAATTCTAACACCACGCTTCCTTTGCCTTCAACAAGATCAAAGTGATGATCTCCCATGTAGAGGACAGATCCATCTTCCACTGGAACAAAAGTCTTGAACCAGAAACGATCCTTGCAAACATGTGTTGTGGCGCCAGAATCAATCCACCACGCAATAGCATCATCCTGCACATAAAATGCTTCAGAAATTAATGAAACTGAATGTTTAATCAAAATATTCAAGTTATGAATTGATTTCTGGCCTTGTTCTtgggattggtccttagaccctTTTCCCGAACCACTTGCATTCGCGTTATCATGCTTCTTTCCAGAACGGCAATCCCTCTTGAAGTGGCCTGTCTTACCACACTTCCAGCATTCTAGTTTCGGTTTCTTGTTAGAACCGAAACTTCCTTTGTTGTTC contains:
- the LOC130723499 gene encoding monothiol glutaredoxin-S4-like: MDRVTTLASERSVVIFSKSTCCMCHTIITLFSDFGVNPTVHEIDEMPRGRDIEQALSRLGCSPAVPAVFIGGELVGGANEVMSLHLNRSLIPMLRRAGAIWV